The following are from one region of the Bacteroidota bacterium genome:
- a CDS encoding polyprenol monophosphomannose synthase, with the protein MVLSKSLVIIPTFNEKENIEDIIRKVFSLNSPFEILVIDDNSPDGTAVIVKDLINNEFANRLHILERKGKLGLGTAYIKGFKWAIEHKYDNIFEMDADFSHNPNDLERLLNAVDKDNIDLAIGSRYITGANVVNWPLGRVLMSVYASRYVQFITRMPVKDTTAGFVCYRRKVLETLELDKIRFKGYAFQIEMKFLTWQYKFKIKEIPIIFTDRQKGVSKMNKSIFYEAFFGVIQMKWTSWFKKYSK; encoded by the coding sequence ATTGTTTTGTCAAAATCATTAGTAATAATTCCCACATTTAATGAGAAGGAGAATATTGAGGATATTATAAGAAAGGTATTTTCTTTAAATTCTCCATTTGAAATACTTGTTATTGATGACAACTCACCGGATGGTACAGCTGTTATTGTTAAGGATTTGATTAATAATGAATTCGCAAACAGACTGCATATACTTGAGAGGAAAGGAAAACTTGGCTTAGGTACTGCTTATATCAAAGGTTTTAAATGGGCTATTGAGCACAAATACGATAATATTTTTGAGATGGATGCAGATTTTTCTCATAACCCTAATGATTTGGAAAGGTTGCTTAACGCTGTTGATAAAGATAATATTGACTTGGCAATTGGGTCAAGATATATTACAGGTGCTAATGTTGTAAACTGGCCTCTTGGAAGAGTGCTTATGTCTGTGTATGCTTCACGCTATGTTCAATTTATTACGAGAATGCCTGTAAAAGATACCACTGCCGGATTTGTTTGCTACCGAAGAAAAGTTCTTGAAACCCTTGAACTTGATAAAATTAGATTTAAAGGTTATGCTTTTCAGATTGAAATGAAATTTTTAACATGGCAGTATAAATTTAAAATTAAAGAGATTCCTATTATTTTTACCGATAGGCAAAAGGGAGTTTCAAAAATGAATAAATCTATTTTTTATGAAGCATTTTTTGGTGTTATTCAAATGAAATGGACAAGCTGGTTTAAAAAATACTCAAAGTAG
- a CDS encoding HAD-IIIA family hydrolase, producing the protein MEKAIFLDRDGVIIKERGKYNYKVAHTKFVNGIVETLETLKNNGYIFIIITNQGGIAKGIYTHQDVKEIHKLIKDFFSSFHIAIKDIIYCPHHDSVSKCLCRKPDSLMLEKAIAKHDIDITESYFIGDSQRDVEAGRKAGLQTIKIEPNDNLLNYLNEIIK; encoded by the coding sequence ATGGAAAAAGCAATATTTTTAGATCGTGATGGTGTAATAATAAAGGAAAGGGGTAAATACAATTACAAAGTTGCTCACACAAAATTTGTTAATGGAATAGTTGAAACATTGGAAACACTAAAAAACAATGGCTATATTTTCATTATAATTACAAATCAAGGAGGTATTGCAAAAGGTATTTATACTCATCAGGATGTAAAAGAAATTCATAAATTAATAAAAGATTTTTTTTCATCTTTTCATATTGCTATAAAAGATATTATTTATTGTCCTCATCATGACTCAGTTAGCAAATGCTTGTGTCGAAAACCTGATAGCCTAATGCTCGAAAAAGCTATTGCAAAACATGACATTGATATTACAGAATCATATTTCATTGGTGATTCACAAAGAGATGTTGAAGCAGGGAGAAAAGCAGGATTACAAACTATTAAAATTGAGCCAAACGATAATCTTCTTAACTATTTGAACGAAATTATTAAATAG